In Spinacia oleracea cultivar Varoflay chromosome 5, BTI_SOV_V1, whole genome shotgun sequence, a single window of DNA contains:
- the LOC110784577 gene encoding sugar carrier protein C-like: MGGFFDLEDLGIEDGAYIEKVSENAVDYTEFFTTTTMFATRRKMLDWVIEVGKMHNIVIIIARTEGGDGLGFGTAKTTLTCERAGKYRLSKSKVAIDVEKFTGTKKMSCPFRLQAKEHVGGGWSVNLSWVKTILVGSLILPETPNSLIEQGKPDEAKKQLLKIRGVDNVDAEFQDLVTASDASKKVEDPWKSLLKDRQYRPPLIFAFFILMFQQLTGINVIMFYAPVLFKTIGFANDASLMSVVITGGVNVVATLVSIYGVDKWGRRSLFLQGGIQMLILQGMQQICHNAGFAWSWGPLGWLVPSEIFPLEVRSAAQSINVSVNMIFTFIIAQAFLPMLCALKFGLFIFFAFFVVIMTIFIYFLLPETKNVPIEEMNLVWKNHKFWGHFIPEDVVTPEMPVLKA, from the exons ATGGGCGGTTTTTTTGACTTGGAAGACCTTGGAATTGAG GATGGTGCATACATTGAAAAAGTTAGTGAGAATGCGGTTGATTATACAGAATTTTTTACAACCACTACAATGTTTGCTACTCGAAGGAAAATGCTTGATTGGGTGATTGAAGTGGGTAAAATgcataatattgttattatcatTGCTCGGACTGAAGGTGGAGATGGTCTTGGTTTTGGAACGGCGAAAACTACCCTTACTTGTGAGAGAGCTGGAAAATATAGGCTTAGTAAGTCAAAAGTTGCAATAGATGTGGAAAAATTTACTGGAACAAAAAAGATGTCGTGTCCCTTTAGACTTCAAGCAAAGGAGCATGTTGGTGGCGGATGGAGTGTAAATTTATC GTGGGTAAAGACTATCCTTGTTGGTTCTTTAATCCTTCCTGAAACCCCCAACTCCCTCATTGAACAAGGCAAACCCGATGAAGCTAAGAAACAGTTGTTAAAAATTCGAGGGGTTGACAATGTTGACGCCGAATTCCAAGACCTAGTTACAGCTAGTGACGCCTCCAAGAAAGTGGAAGACCCTTGGAAAAGTCTCTTAAAAGACAGACAATATCGACCTCCTCTCATTTTTGCCTTTTTTATTCTAATGTTTCAACAACTTACCGGGATCAATGTGATCATGTTCTACGCACCGGttttgtttaaaacaattggatTTGCAAATGACGCATCTCTCATGTCCGTTGTTATTACGGGTGGCGTTAACGTTGTTGCTACTTTGGTCTCCATTTACGGTGTTGATAAGTGGGGAAGGCGATCTCTTTTCCTTCAGGGTGGCATTCAAATGCTCATTCTCCAG GGGATGCAACAAATTTGCCACAATG CTGGATTCGCATGGTCATGGGGACCTCTAGGGTGGCTGGTCCCTAGTGAAATCTTCCCTCTCGAAGTTCGATCTGCTGCACAGAGTATCAACGTATCAGTTAACATGATATTCACCTTTATAATAGCTCAAGCTTTCCTCCCAATGTTATGTGCCTTAAAGTTTGGACTCTTCATCTTCTTCGCCTTCTTCGTCGTGATTATGACTATATTCATCTACTTCTTGTTGCCTGAAACCAAGAATGTTCCTATTGAAGAGATGAATCTTGTCTGGAAGAACCACAAGTTTTGGGGCCATTTCATTCCTGAGGATGTTGTTACTCCTGAGATGCCCGTGCTTAAGGCATAA
- the LOC110784643 gene encoding sialyltransferase-like protein 2: protein MRVLPFGLLLVLASGLSIILIYITGISNIDPKSRLSDQDLAALQSLQSSFQQCVSANGLGLRAVYGKDNCQVTMKFPDETVSKWNDPKTGAAEGLSHDFNLCEAVATWEQVRNSTTVLTKEYIDALPSGWEEYAWKRINKGIQLNNCRNKSLCMEKLSLVLPLTAPYYPRQFHRCAVVGNSADLLKTKFGREIDSFDAVFRQNGAPIQNYTEYVGSKSTFRLLNRGSAKALDKVAELYDAGKEALLVKTTIHDIMSKMIREIPILNPVYLMLGTSFGSSAKGTGLKALESALSVCDTVDIYGFTVDPGYEEWTRYFSESRGGHTPLHGRAYYQMMECLGLIKIHSPMRADPNRVVKWLPSPSTVAAARVASEKILARVGAGSADPLGQCSIIKKQKSDQKPPTTLRKAAVEHKRYVKGATMYPLEHNPGHGLLCTLPH from the exons ATGAGGGTTCTGCCCTTTGGGTTACTGCTAGTTTTAGCTTCTGGGTTGTCAATTATTCTCATTTACATCACTGGAATCTCCAATATTG ATCCAAAATCACGGCTTTCTGATCAGGATTTGGCGGCATTGCAATCTCTTCAGAGTAGTTTTCAACAGTGTGTG AGTGCAAATGGGTTGGGTTTGAGGGCTGTATATGGAAAAGATAATTGCCAAGTTACGATGAAATTTCCTGATGAAACCGTCTCCAAATGG AATGACCCTAAAACAGGAGCGGCTGAAGGCTTGTCCCATGATTTTAATCTTTGTGAAGCTGTGGCGACTTGGGAACAG GTTAGAAATAGTACAACAGTCTTGACAAAGGAATACATCGATGCTTTGCCTAGTGGGTGGGAGGAATATGCATGGAAAAGGATCAACAAGGGAATTCAGCT GAATAATTGTCGAAACAAGTCCCTCTGCATGGAGAAGCTCTCTCTGGTTCTTCCTCTTACAGCACCTTATTACCCAAGACAGTTTCATCGATGTGCTGTGGTAGGGAATTCTGCTGATcttctgaaaaccaagtttggccGGGAGATAGACTCTTTCGATGCTGTTTTCCGACAGAATGGTGCACCTATTCAG AACTATACTGAGTATGTAGGTTCAAAGAGTACATTCCGTCTTCTGAATAGAGGGTCCGCTAAAGCTCTAGATAAAGTTGCTGAGTTGTATG ATGCTGGAAAGGAGGCCTTGCTAgttaaaacaacaattcatgACATAATGAGCAAAATGATTCGG GAAATTCCAATTCTTAATCCTGTATATCTGATGTTAGGGACATCCTTTGGTTCATCTGCTAAAGGAACGGGACTTAAAGCTCTGGAGTCTGCACTCTCTGTATGTGACACAGTAGATATCTACGGCTTCACTGTAGATCCTGGTTACGAAGAATG GACTAGATATTTCTCTGAATCTCGTGGAGGTCATACTCCTTTACATGGCCGTGCATACTACCAGATGATGGAGTGCTTGGGT CTGATCAAAATCCATTCTCCCATGCGTGCTGACCCAAATCGTGTTGTCAAGTGGCTTCCCAGCCCCAGCACTGTCGCGGCTGCAAGGGTTGCATCTGAGAAGATATTGGC GAGGGTTGGAGCTGGCTCCGCTGATCCACTAGGTCAATGTTCCATAATAAAGAAGCAGAAAAGTGATCAGAAGCCTCCAACAACGCTCCGGAAGGCAGCCGTTGAGCACAAAAGATATGTCAAAGGGGCGACAATGTATCCTCTGGAGCATAATCCAGGGCATGGCTTGCTTTGCACACTACCCCACTAA
- the LOC130461327 gene encoding uncharacterized protein produces the protein MEGADNQEYEAESITPSRAQPRARTEQAPSHRHHSVSGTPNPIRAVVKPDNSPFCDEILSERMENIKMPTCKYSGKTDPTNHLSAFGGHMMLYTNTDSMWCKVFPSTLEGMAQSWFGKIPKGTITSFRQLAILFRTQYVANIARERMTGELMSVIQGPQESLREYISRFNMEASNIPKLQQEVAVLAMMTGLRDGEFKSYLGRKSFTTLAEVLGKANEFIKSEEIGRATSRRYVASENNYGSQSKKEPYKKEYPDRRENPQPRRDWQGLGRGKGNEFKTEKRGKFSEYTPLVASRTQIFAISKEDEKWQRPHKMYNKYRDPKKYCDFHRDHGHLTE, from the coding sequence ATGGAAGGGGCTGATAATCAAGAGTATGAAGCAGAGAGTATCACACCAAGCAGAGCTCAACCCCGGGCAAGGACTGAACAAGCACCCAGTCATAGACACCACTCCGTGTCAGGTACGCCCAATCCCATCCGAGCAGTAGTTAAGCCTGATAATTCTCCCTTCTGCGATGAAATACTCTCTGAAAGAATGGAAAATATAAAAATGCCCACCTGCAAATACTCCGGAAAGACAGACCCAACTAATCACCTCTCTGCCTTTGGGGGACACATGATGCTATATACCAACACAGACTCTATGTGGTGTAAGGTCTTTCCTTCCACTCTAGAGGGGATGGCACAGAGCTGGTTTGGTAAAATACCCAAAGGCACCATAACATCTTTCCGGCAGCTAGCTATCTTGTTTCGCACCCAATACGTGGCAAACATTGCCAGAGAAAGGATGACAGGGGAGCTGATGTCAGTCATCCAGGGGCCTCAGGAATCTCTGAGGGAATACATATCCAGATTCAATATGGAGGCGTCGAATATACCCAAGTTGCAGCAAGAGGTAGCAGTCCTGGCCATGATGACTGGTCTGCGGGATGGAGAGTTCAAGAGTTATCTGGGCAGAAAATCATTCACAACCCTGGCAGAGGTACTGGGAAAGGCAAATGAATTTATAAAgagtgaagaaattggcagagcaACCTCACGTCGATATGTGGCAAGTGAGAACAATTACGGTAGTCAGAGCAAGAAAGAGCCATACAAAAAAGAATACCCAGACAGAAGAGAAAACCCACAGCCAAGAAGAGACTGGCAGGGACTAGGCAGAGGCAAAGGTAACGAATTCAAAACTGAAAAAAGGGGGAAGTTTAGTGAGTATACCCCCTTAGTGGCATCCAGAACTCAAATTTTTGCCATCAGCAAAGAAGACGAGAAGTGGCAGAGACCTCACAAAATGTACAACAAGTACAGGGACCCAAAAAAGTACTGTGACTTTCACAGAGATCATGGCCACCTCACAGAATAA